One window of Dysgonomonas mossii genomic DNA carries:
- a CDS encoding DUF3109 family protein, translating into MFQIGDAIVASDIIEENFLCDLSACMGECCVEGDAGAPLEEDEVKIIEDLLSEVWDDLSPAAQAVIKEQGVAYRDHDGDMVTSIVNGKDCVFTYYDEKGICKCAIEKAYREGRTNFYKPISCHLYPIRLQKYKDFTAVNYHRWSICKAAVLLGKKEGLKVYEFLKEPLIRRFGEDWYNELVLVAEEYKKAGYKWQ; encoded by the coding sequence ATGTTTCAAATTGGCGATGCAATAGTCGCATCAGATATAATCGAAGAAAATTTTCTATGCGACCTCTCAGCCTGTATGGGCGAATGCTGCGTAGAAGGCGATGCCGGTGCACCTCTCGAAGAAGACGAAGTAAAGATAATAGAAGACCTCTTATCTGAGGTCTGGGACGACCTGTCGCCCGCTGCTCAAGCAGTAATTAAAGAGCAAGGAGTAGCATATCGCGACCACGATGGAGACATGGTAACCTCTATCGTAAACGGAAAAGACTGTGTGTTTACCTATTACGACGAAAAAGGCATCTGCAAATGTGCTATCGAAAAAGCATACCGCGAAGGGCGTACCAACTTTTACAAACCCATCTCCTGCCATCTGTACCCTATCCGCTTGCAAAAATATAAAGACTTCACCGCCGTTAATTATCATCGGTGGTCGATCTGCAAAGCGGCTGTATTACTGGGTAAGAAGGAAGGATTGAAAGTTTACGAGTTTCTGAAAGAACCGCTTATCCGTCGTTTCGGAGAAGATTGGTACAACGAACTTGTTCTGGTAGCAGAAGAATACAAAAAAGCAGGATACAAATGGCAATAA